CAATATATTAATCAATCAGACACTTACTTTCTTACTTCTCTATCTAGTTGTTTTTTGTACAAAAACCCAGCACACCTATTTGTGGGGTTGTAATCTATTTATTTTTTTACCTCAAAAATACAAAAACAAAAAGATGAATTAGTCTTTTAAAAGACCAATTTCATCTTTTTGTTTTTTTTATCAAGAATATGATGTTGAATCTTGGTAAAATTTAATTTCACCCAACACCCTATATCAAGATTAGTGCAAGATTTTGTAATAGAAGAAGTTAGCAAATATTAGGCTTTACGAAGTATCGCAAAAAACTCAATCGTAAAACCTGCAAGAACTATAATTGGCCCCAAAGTTAGTCCTAAAAAGCCAAAGCCAAATTCTTCTTTGTCGAGGCTCATAATAAAAAATCCTGCCAAAATTACGGCTATGCCAATTAGCATGATAGTATAATTAGTTTTACCAAATGGTAATTTTTCCTTGTTTGTCATAATGATAGGATAATTAAATAGCTAAAAATCTTTTAATATAAATCGTCTAGCGAAAGTTTAAGGTATTTTTCAACAGATTGAAAAGTACTTGTAACCCCTATTAGTATACCAATAACCAGAATACATATAATCAGTATAACTAGTTTTTCTAATTCTTGTAAAGCAATAAGCCCTTCTACTTTTGTGATAGCTACTTGTTGTAAAACAATAAGTAAAGTACAAGCTACAAGCCCACTAATCAAGCCTTGTAAAGCACCTTTTACTACAAAAGGTTTACGAATAAAGCCATCTGTAGCTCCCACCAACTGCATACTCCTAATCAGAAAACGCTGTGAATATAAGGCCAATTTGATGGTATTATTGACAAGCAAAATGATAATCAACAATAACAAAAAGACGAAAACAGACAGTACAACGTATATTTTTGAGATATTTTTATTTACCTCGTCTACAAAATTTTCAACATACGCTACTTCATGCACGCCATTGATACGCTCTAATGCTTTCTTTATTTCTTTCAAACGAGCTTCTGTAAAAAACTCTTCCTTTACTTTCACAGAATACAAATTATGTAAAGGATTATTGTTGCCAAGGAGTTTTTTAAAATCCTCGCCCGATTCCTGAATAAACTGCTTGGCAGCCACTTCTTTAGAAATAAAGTTGATTTGTGGCGAATTATCTTTTGCCAATACAAAAGGATATTTAGCAATTTGCTTGAATATAGTATCTAATTTGGCCGTCGATAAGTCATTGTCTAAGTACACTTGTACTTCTACATTTTGCTTGACTATCTCGGCTAATTTTCGGGCATTCAAAGTTAGTAGCCCACAAAGACCTATTAAAAACAAGGCAATCGTTAAACTTACGATTACCATAATGTTGGGAGTACTACCTAATTTTTTTATTTTCGGCATGACTATTACAATGCTTAACGGAGGAATTACAACGACGACTCCAATACCTATTGCCCATGATTTATAATTGACTATTTAGGCTCAATTATATATTTCAGACAAAATTAAATCATTTTGAATGCAATTACGTACAATTAACTCTTTTTAACAAAGAAGCCGTCTGAATTTATCAAACGGCTTCTTTGTTGAGCGATTAT
The DNA window shown above is from Flectobacillus major DSM 103 and carries:
- a CDS encoding cell division protein FtsX, with amino-acid sequence MPKIKKLGSTPNIMVIVSLTIALFLIGLCGLLTLNARKLAEIVKQNVEVQVYLDNDLSTAKLDTIFKQIAKYPFVLAKDNSPQINFISKEVAAKQFIQESGEDFKKLLGNNNPLHNLYSVKVKEEFFTEARLKEIKKALERINGVHEVAYVENFVDEVNKNISKIYVVLSVFVFLLLLIIILLVNNTIKLALYSQRFLIRSMQLVGATDGFIRKPFVVKGALQGLISGLVACTLLIVLQQVAITKVEGLIALQELEKLVILIICILVIGILIGVTSTFQSVEKYLKLSLDDLY
- a CDS encoding DUF3098 domain-containing protein, with the translated sequence MTNKEKLPFGKTNYTIMLIGIAVILAGFFIMSLDKEEFGFGFLGLTLGPIIVLAGFTIEFFAILRKA